A portion of the Stigmatella aurantiaca DW4/3-1 genome contains these proteins:
- the sucD gene encoding succinate--CoA ligase subunit alpha yields MSILVNHDTKVLCQGITGSAGSFHSKQMLEYGTKLVGGVTPGKGGTDFEGKVPVFNTVADAVKQTGANTSVLFVPPPFAADSIMEAADAGIALIITITEGIPVNDMVRAKRYLEGKPGVRLIGPNCPGVITPEAKCKIGIMPGHIHKPGRIGVVSRSGTLTYEAVYQLTQLGLGQSTAVGIGGDPVNGTNFVDVLKLFNADPETDAVIMIGEIGGTAEEDAAKYVAREFTKPIAGFIAGQSAPPGKRMGHAGAIISGGQGTAAEKIKAMEAAGFLMAASPAELGTTLQEAVKRGPPKKR; encoded by the coding sequence ATGAGCATCCTCGTCAATCACGATACGAAGGTCCTCTGCCAAGGCATCACGGGCTCGGCCGGTTCGTTCCACTCGAAGCAGATGCTGGAGTACGGCACGAAGCTCGTCGGCGGCGTCACCCCCGGTAAGGGTGGCACCGACTTCGAGGGCAAGGTGCCCGTCTTCAACACGGTGGCGGACGCGGTGAAGCAGACCGGCGCCAACACCTCGGTCCTCTTCGTGCCGCCGCCCTTCGCGGCCGACTCCATCATGGAGGCGGCGGACGCGGGCATCGCCCTCATCATCACCATCACCGAGGGCATCCCCGTCAACGACATGGTCCGGGCCAAGCGCTACCTGGAGGGCAAGCCGGGCGTGCGCCTCATCGGGCCGAACTGCCCCGGCGTCATCACCCCCGAGGCCAAGTGCAAGATCGGCATCATGCCGGGCCACATCCACAAGCCGGGCCGCATCGGCGTGGTGTCGCGCTCGGGCACGCTGACGTACGAGGCCGTGTACCAGCTCACCCAGCTGGGCCTGGGTCAGTCCACCGCGGTGGGCATTGGCGGTGACCCGGTCAACGGCACCAACTTCGTGGACGTGCTGAAGCTGTTCAACGCGGACCCCGAGACCGACGCGGTCATCATGATCGGCGAGATCGGCGGCACGGCGGAGGAGGATGCCGCCAAGTACGTGGCGCGCGAGTTCACCAAGCCCATCGCGGGCTTCATCGCCGGCCAGTCCGCGCCCCCGGGCAAGCGCATGGGCCACGCGGGCGCCATCATCTCCGGCGGCCAGGGCACGGCCGCGGAGAAGATCAAGGCCATGGAGGCCGCGGGCTTCCTGATGGCCGCCAGCCCCGCCGAGCTGGGCACCACGCTTCAGGAAGCGGTCAAGCGCGGGCCCCCGAAGAAGCGCTAA
- the ndk gene encoding nucleoside-diphosphate kinase: protein MAIERTLSIIKPDGLEKGVIGKIISRFEEKGLKPIAIRLQHLSQAQAEGFYAVHKARPFFKDLVSFMISGPVVLMVLEGENAVLANRDLMGATNPAQAAAGTIRKDFATSIDKNTVHGSDSLENAKNEIAYFFRETEIHAYTHQK, encoded by the coding sequence ATGGCCATCGAGCGTACGCTGTCCATCATCAAGCCGGACGGACTGGAGAAGGGCGTCATCGGGAAGATCATCTCCCGGTTCGAGGAGAAGGGCCTGAAGCCCATCGCCATTCGCCTGCAGCACCTGTCCCAGGCGCAGGCCGAGGGCTTCTACGCCGTCCACAAGGCCCGGCCGTTCTTCAAGGACCTGGTCAGCTTCATGATCTCCGGCCCCGTGGTGCTGATGGTGCTGGAGGGCGAGAACGCGGTGCTGGCCAACCGTGACCTGATGGGCGCCACCAACCCGGCGCAGGCCGCCGCGGGCACCATCCGCAAGGACTTCGCCACCAGCATCGACAAGAACACCGTGCACGGCTCGGACAGCCTGGAGAACGCGAAGAACGAGATCGCGTACTTCTTCCGCGAGACCGAGATCCACGCGTACACGCACCAGAAGTAA
- a CDS encoding LysR family transcriptional regulator → MFDAITLDQLRTFVAVVDEGSFSAAGRKLRRVQSAVSHAMANLEAQLGVQLWDRSTKIPTLTEEGSVLLTAARRICSDVDAFKRTAEGLVGGLEPSISLAVDVILPTRALVDLCREFAVKFPTVQLRLYADTLSAVSSLVLDGVCQIGVVGPAAQTQGLERQHISTVRLIPVAAKHHPLAQIQGPVATQVLAEYVNIVLSERGGSRPTADQGLLSSNVWRVADLNTKHAFLRAGLGWGNMPEHLVLEDLASGRLVRIRPSAWGEDDWILSLSIVHRPDLAKGPATRWLLERMAELCLRDIGPPQPSSP, encoded by the coding sequence ATGTTTGACGCCATCACATTGGATCAACTCCGCACCTTCGTCGCCGTCGTCGACGAAGGCAGCTTCTCGGCGGCGGGGAGGAAACTCCGGCGAGTCCAGTCCGCGGTCAGCCATGCCATGGCGAACCTCGAGGCCCAGTTGGGCGTCCAGCTCTGGGATCGCTCGACCAAGATTCCCACGCTCACCGAAGAGGGCAGCGTGCTGCTCACGGCCGCCCGGCGCATCTGCTCCGATGTCGACGCCTTCAAGCGGACGGCCGAGGGGCTCGTGGGCGGACTCGAGCCCAGCATCTCCCTGGCGGTCGACGTCATCCTGCCCACGCGCGCGCTCGTCGATCTCTGCCGGGAGTTCGCGGTGAAGTTCCCCACCGTGCAGCTTCGCCTGTACGCGGACACGCTGTCCGCGGTGTCGTCCCTGGTGCTCGATGGCGTCTGCCAGATTGGCGTGGTGGGCCCGGCCGCGCAGACGCAAGGGCTCGAACGCCAGCACATCTCCACGGTGCGGCTGATTCCGGTCGCCGCCAAACACCATCCCCTCGCCCAGATCCAGGGGCCCGTGGCCACCCAAGTCCTCGCCGAGTACGTCAACATCGTGCTGAGCGAGCGCGGAGGCTCACGCCCGACGGCGGATCAGGGCTTGCTCTCCTCCAACGTTTGGCGCGTCGCGGATCTCAATACGAAGCACGCCTTTCTCCGGGCGGGCCTGGGCTGGGGCAACATGCCCGAGCACCTCGTCCTGGAGGATCTCGCCAGCGGCCGGCTGGTGCGCATCCGGCCCTCGGCCTGGGGCGAGGACGACTGGATCCTCTCGCTGTCCATCGTGCACCGGCCGGATCTCGCCAAGGGCCCCGCCACCCGGTGGCTGCTGGAGCGCATGGCGGAGCTGTGCCTGAGGGACATCGGTCCACCGCAACCCTCATCCCCCTGA
- a CDS encoding antibiotic biosynthesis monooxygenase: MEVLKIDGSATEPVKIVLERRIKPGAQPAFEQWLKALMKTAAQHPALQGSSVFKAGEGDYFILLRFESQSALSHWQSLPEVVELLRAGEAHATPLEQPVVRTGLETWFTVPGMPAKAVPPKWKMALVTWLALLPQALILGSLLPKTLPRLVAVSVSTAIPVAALTWFIMPRLTGLLSRWLYAPTNR; this comes from the coding sequence ATGGAAGTGCTGAAGATCGACGGGTCGGCCACCGAGCCCGTCAAGATCGTGCTGGAGCGGCGCATCAAGCCTGGTGCGCAACCAGCCTTCGAGCAGTGGCTCAAGGCGCTGATGAAGACGGCGGCCCAGCACCCGGCCTTGCAGGGCTCGAGCGTGTTCAAGGCGGGCGAAGGGGACTACTTCATCCTCTTGCGCTTCGAGAGCCAGAGCGCGCTCTCGCACTGGCAGTCGCTGCCCGAAGTCGTGGAGCTGCTCCGGGCCGGTGAAGCGCATGCCACCCCCCTGGAACAACCGGTCGTCCGGACAGGCCTGGAGACCTGGTTCACAGTGCCGGGGATGCCCGCGAAGGCGGTGCCTCCCAAGTGGAAGATGGCCCTCGTGACGTGGCTTGCCCTGCTGCCCCAGGCGCTCATCCTGGGCTCACTGCTGCCCAAGACGCTCCCTCGCCTCGTAGCGGTCTCCGTCTCGACCGCCATTCCGGTGGCGGCGCTGACCTGGTTCATCATGCCCCGTCTGACCGGGTTGCTCTCACGATGGCTGTACGCCCCCACGAACCGGTGA
- a CDS encoding amidohydrolase gives MSTANLILKNGRFFTGDARKANATAAAITHGRFSTLGSEQEVMAQKGPATQVIDLEGRTVIPGLIDSHIHTIRGGLNFNLELRWDGVPSLADALRKLRAQAQRTPPPQWVRVVGGWNEFQFAERRMPTLEEINAAAPETPVFILYLYGMALLNGAALRAVGYTRDTPNPPGGEIQRDRNGNPTGLLIAKPNAAILYSTLAKGPKLSYEDQLNSTRHFMRELNRLGLTSVIDAGGGFQNYPDDYKAVEELHQQGLLSVRIAYNLFTQRPKQEIEDFRKWTAMVRPGQGDAFYRMNGAGEMLVFSAADFEDFLEPRPDLAASLEDELETVVRHLAEHRWPFRLHATYDESITRFLDVFEKVNRDVPFQGLRWWFDHAETITPRNLERTRALGGGIAVQDRMAFQGEHFIARYGADAAAHSPPIRRMLDLGIPVGAGTDATRVASYNPWVSLYWLVTGKTVGGASLYPASNRMSREEALRLYTQGSAWFSGEDQDKGTLAEGKFADFAVLSADYFSVPEEEIKQLQSVLTVVDGKAVYGSGKFGPLAPPLPPVSPGWSPVAASGDLPGASASPAHAHSHAHAHSHVHAHPFTPPPSLWGSGSGCDCFVF, from the coding sequence ATGAGCACCGCGAACCTCATCCTCAAGAACGGCCGGTTCTTCACGGGCGATGCCCGGAAGGCGAACGCCACCGCGGCCGCCATCACGCACGGCCGGTTCTCCACCCTCGGAAGTGAGCAGGAGGTCATGGCCCAGAAAGGGCCTGCCACCCAGGTCATCGACCTCGAAGGCCGCACGGTCATCCCGGGGCTCATTGACTCTCACATTCACACCATCCGGGGTGGGCTGAACTTCAATCTTGAACTTCGCTGGGATGGGGTTCCCTCGCTCGCGGATGCACTGCGCAAGCTCCGCGCGCAGGCACAGCGGACGCCTCCGCCGCAGTGGGTGCGGGTGGTCGGCGGCTGGAATGAGTTCCAGTTCGCCGAGCGGCGGATGCCCACGCTCGAGGAGATCAACGCCGCGGCCCCAGAGACGCCGGTCTTCATTCTGTACCTGTACGGCATGGCGCTCCTGAACGGGGCCGCGCTGCGCGCCGTGGGCTACACCCGCGACACGCCCAACCCCCCAGGGGGCGAGATCCAGCGCGACCGGAACGGCAACCCCACGGGCCTGCTCATCGCCAAGCCCAACGCCGCGATCCTCTATTCGACGCTCGCCAAGGGCCCGAAGCTCTCCTACGAGGATCAGCTGAACTCGACCCGCCACTTCATGCGGGAGCTCAACCGCCTGGGGCTCACGAGCGTCATCGACGCGGGCGGCGGGTTCCAGAACTATCCCGACGACTACAAGGCCGTCGAGGAGCTGCACCAGCAGGGGCTCCTCTCGGTGCGGATCGCCTACAACCTCTTCACGCAGCGGCCCAAGCAGGAGATCGAGGACTTCCGCAAGTGGACCGCCATGGTCCGCCCGGGGCAAGGCGATGCCTTCTACCGGATGAACGGGGCGGGCGAGATGCTGGTCTTCTCCGCCGCCGACTTCGAGGACTTCCTCGAGCCCAGGCCCGATCTGGCCGCCTCGCTCGAGGACGAGTTGGAGACGGTGGTCCGCCACCTCGCCGAGCACCGGTGGCCCTTCCGGCTGCACGCCACCTACGATGAATCCATCACGCGCTTCCTGGACGTCTTCGAGAAGGTGAACCGCGACGTGCCCTTCCAGGGGCTCCGCTGGTGGTTCGACCATGCGGAGACCATCACTCCCCGGAACCTCGAGCGCACCCGGGCCCTCGGAGGGGGCATCGCCGTCCAGGACCGGATGGCCTTCCAGGGCGAGCACTTCATCGCCCGCTACGGCGCGGACGCCGCCGCCCACTCCCCTCCCATCCGGCGCATGCTCGACCTGGGAATCCCGGTGGGCGCGGGGACCGATGCGACGCGCGTGGCCAGCTACAACCCGTGGGTCTCGCTGTATTGGCTGGTGACGGGCAAGACCGTGGGCGGCGCCTCGCTGTACCCCGCCTCCAACCGGATGAGCCGGGAAGAGGCGCTGCGGCTCTACACGCAAGGCAGCGCCTGGTTCTCCGGTGAAGACCAGGACAAGGGCACCCTCGCCGAGGGCAAGTTCGCCGACTTCGCGGTGCTCTCCGCCGACTACTTCTCGGTGCCCGAGGAGGAGATCAAACAGCTCCAGTCAGTCTTGACCGTGGTGGATGGAAAGGCCGTCTACGGCTCGGGCAAGTTTGGCCCCCTGGCGCCTCCCCTTCCCCCCGTGAGCCCTGGCTGGTCTCCGGTCGCGGCCTCGGGAGATCTGCCGGGAGCCTCCGCCTCCCCGGCCCATGCGCATTCCCATGCCCACGCGCACTCCCACGTTCACGCGCACCCCTTCACTCCCCCTCCCTCGCTCTGGGGCAGTGGGAGCGGCTGCGACTGCTTCGTGTTCTGA
- a CDS encoding hydrolase — MSLTPRNVPALLDPSNCVLVLIDFQPQMAFGVKSIDGQLLVNNVTGLAKAAKVFKVPTILTSVAEKTFSGPTFSQITEVFPQEPIIDRTTMNTWEDKRVVDAVKKTGRKKVVLAGLWTEVCIAFPALDALREGFEVYVVADACGGTSQVAHDLAIQRVAQAGGTPITWLQFLLEMQRDWARQETYDPVNAIVKQHAGTYGAGVTYAKAMLGASANEGKR, encoded by the coding sequence ATGAGCCTCACCCCTCGCAATGTCCCCGCCCTGCTGGATCCCAGCAACTGCGTCCTCGTGCTGATCGACTTCCAGCCGCAGATGGCCTTCGGCGTGAAATCCATCGATGGGCAGCTGCTCGTGAACAACGTCACGGGCCTGGCGAAGGCCGCGAAGGTCTTCAAGGTCCCGACCATCCTGACCTCGGTGGCGGAGAAGACCTTCAGCGGCCCCACCTTCAGCCAGATCACCGAGGTCTTCCCCCAGGAGCCGATCATCGACCGGACCACGATGAACACCTGGGAGGACAAGCGGGTCGTCGACGCCGTCAAGAAGACCGGCCGCAAGAAGGTCGTGCTCGCCGGGCTCTGGACAGAGGTCTGCATCGCGTTCCCCGCGCTCGACGCGCTCCGCGAGGGCTTCGAGGTCTACGTCGTCGCGGACGCCTGCGGCGGCACGAGCCAGGTCGCCCACGATCTGGCGATTCAGCGGGTGGCCCAGGCGGGCGGCACGCCCATCACCTGGCTCCAGTTCCTCCTGGAGATGCAGCGGGATTGGGCGCGCCAGGAGACCTATGACCCGGTGAACGCCATCGTGAAGCAGCACGCGGGAACGTACGGGGCCGGGGTGACCTACGCGAAGGCGATGCTCGGCGCGTCGGCGAACGAAGGAAAGCGATAA
- the rlmN gene encoding 23S rRNA (adenine(2503)-C(2))-methyltransferase RlmN yields the protein MAEPSASLPDTTPLPAPAAPKLVDVSSLTLEGLARFLTEQLGERAFRAGQVYRWLHQRGVTSFDEMTDLSKALRQKLKEQAEIVPLVKDLEQVSIDGTIKYRFKTRDGRFIESVYMPSEDRKTLCVSTQVGCAMKCSFCMTGTLGLKRNLTPGEIVAQVHTVNREVRAREGLETYRPLSNLVFMGMGEPLHNFENLKTALSILQSQDGPNFSHRHITVSTVGLVPMIERFGQETDVKLAISLNASTDEQRNQTMPVNRKWNIEALLEACRKFPLRQGRRITFEYVLLRGFNDSDEDAYRLIELLRGIPAKVNLIPYNENPGLGFHTTGEERAEQFRAILAEGHIAAFIRQNRGRDIAGACGQLANRSGQDAAQSTQAPELP from the coding sequence ATGGCCGAGCCCTCCGCGTCCCTCCCTGACACCACACCTCTCCCGGCCCCCGCGGCGCCGAAGCTCGTGGATGTGTCCAGCCTCACCCTGGAGGGGCTGGCCCGCTTTCTGACGGAGCAGCTGGGCGAGCGGGCGTTTCGAGCGGGGCAGGTCTACCGGTGGCTCCACCAGCGCGGCGTCACCTCGTTCGACGAGATGACGGACCTGTCCAAGGCGCTGCGCCAGAAGCTCAAGGAGCAGGCCGAGATCGTCCCCTTGGTGAAGGACCTGGAGCAGGTCTCCATCGACGGCACCATCAAGTACCGCTTCAAGACGCGCGATGGGCGCTTCATCGAGTCCGTCTACATGCCCTCCGAGGACCGCAAGACGCTGTGCGTGTCCACCCAGGTGGGGTGCGCCATGAAGTGCTCCTTCTGCATGACGGGCACCCTGGGGCTCAAGCGCAACCTGACGCCGGGAGAGATTGTCGCACAGGTGCACACCGTGAACCGGGAGGTCCGGGCGCGCGAGGGGCTGGAGACTTATCGGCCGCTCTCCAACCTGGTGTTCATGGGCATGGGCGAGCCCCTGCACAACTTCGAGAACCTCAAGACGGCGCTCTCCATCCTCCAGTCCCAGGACGGCCCCAACTTCTCCCACCGCCACATCACCGTCTCCACGGTGGGGCTGGTGCCGATGATTGAGCGCTTTGGCCAGGAGACGGACGTCAAGCTCGCCATCTCGCTCAACGCCAGCACGGACGAGCAGCGCAACCAGACGATGCCCGTCAACCGCAAGTGGAACATCGAGGCCTTGCTGGAGGCCTGCCGCAAGTTCCCCCTGCGCCAGGGCCGGCGCATCACCTTCGAGTACGTGCTGCTCCGGGGCTTCAACGACAGCGACGAGGATGCCTACCGGCTGATCGAGCTGCTGCGGGGAATCCCGGCCAAGGTGAATCTGATTCCCTACAATGAGAACCCTGGGTTGGGGTTCCACACCACCGGCGAGGAGCGGGCGGAGCAGTTCCGCGCCATCCTGGCCGAGGGCCACATCGCGGCGTTCATTCGCCAGAACCGGGGCCGGGACATTGCCGGTGCCTGCGGACAGCTTGCCAACCGGAGTGGGCAGGATGCCGCGCAGTCAACGCAAGCCCCCGAGCTTCCTTGA
- the rpsP gene encoding 30S ribosomal protein S16, producing the protein MAVVLRLARAGAKKKPYYHVVATDSRNPRDGKFIEAVGAYDPNESPPKVLFDQERLQYWLKTGALPSETVADLIKVAAKNAPPAA; encoded by the coding sequence ATGGCCGTCGTCCTCCGTCTCGCCCGCGCGGGCGCCAAGAAGAAGCCGTACTACCACGTGGTCGCCACCGATTCCCGCAATCCCCGGGACGGTAAGTTCATCGAGGCCGTGGGGGCCTACGATCCGAACGAGAGCCCCCCGAAGGTGCTCTTCGACCAGGAGCGGCTCCAGTACTGGCTGAAGACGGGCGCGCTGCCTTCCGAGACCGTGGCCGACCTCATCAAGGTGGCTGCCAAGAACGCTCCTCCGGCGGCCTGA
- a CDS encoding KH domain-containing protein gives MEQLVTYLARALVDQPDQVGLRVSEVDGARLFELKVAPEDVGKVIGRDGRTVNALRTLLGAAAHKQGQKARLEILDDRRAAQAPPAPPGPEVP, from the coding sequence GTGGAGCAACTCGTTACGTATCTGGCGCGGGCCCTGGTCGATCAGCCGGACCAGGTCGGCCTGCGTGTGTCCGAGGTGGATGGCGCCCGGCTCTTCGAGCTGAAGGTGGCCCCCGAGGATGTGGGCAAGGTGATTGGCCGTGATGGGCGCACCGTGAACGCTCTCCGGACGCTGCTGGGGGCCGCGGCCCACAAGCAGGGCCAGAAGGCCCGCCTCGAAATCCTCGATGATCGGCGCGCGGCACAAGCGCCACCGGCCCCTCCGGGCCCTGAAGTCCCGTGA
- the rimM gene encoding ribosome maturation factor RimM (Essential for efficient processing of 16S rRNA), whose protein sequence is MTSRPLLEFGYVARAHGIRGEIAIRTFDAASEALDVVERLSVRTRAGEERVLRIEDVRPTPKENIVALEGVDTREAAEALVGAAVFAYREDLEPPQEGEFFQGDLVGLTAVDEAGQALGTVEEIWNTGEVPNLVIRSAGQAELIVPFADEFVPSVDLPQGKIVIRPLDYEDER, encoded by the coding sequence GTGACCTCCCGGCCCTTGTTGGAGTTCGGCTATGTGGCCCGGGCTCACGGCATCCGGGGTGAAATCGCCATCCGCACGTTTGATGCCGCCTCGGAGGCGCTCGATGTGGTCGAGCGCCTCTCGGTCCGGACCCGGGCCGGGGAGGAGCGGGTGCTGCGCATCGAGGATGTGCGGCCCACGCCCAAGGAGAACATCGTCGCCCTGGAAGGGGTGGACACGCGGGAGGCGGCCGAGGCGCTCGTCGGGGCGGCGGTCTTCGCCTACCGGGAAGATCTCGAGCCTCCCCAGGAGGGAGAGTTCTTTCAGGGAGATCTCGTCGGGCTCACCGCCGTGGATGAGGCGGGCCAGGCGCTGGGCACGGTGGAGGAGATCTGGAACACGGGCGAGGTGCCCAACCTCGTCATCCGGAGCGCGGGGCAGGCGGAGCTCATCGTCCCGTTCGCCGATGAGTTCGTCCCTTCGGTGGACTTGCCCCAGGGCAAGATCGTCATTCGCCCCCTCGACTACGAGGACGAGCGCTGA
- the trmD gene encoding tRNA (guanosine(37)-N1)-methyltransferase TrmD, which translates to MYPVEILTLFPEMVSGYVGQSILGKAQERGKLSVTATDIRDYAEGKHRVTDDTPYGGGAGMVMKVEPLVAAIEAARTRHPGAKVLLMSPRGPTFTQARARELVDHAPGLILVCGRYEGVDERVMGFLDGELSLGDFILTGGEVAALAVVDAVARLLPGVLGNQASHVSESFEEGLLEHPHYTRPPVFRGAEVPGVLQSGDHARIARWRRWKALHLTQERRADLFARLELGLADRKLFGLREEDL; encoded by the coding sequence ATGTACCCGGTGGAGATCCTCACGCTCTTTCCGGAGATGGTGTCTGGCTACGTGGGGCAGAGCATCCTGGGCAAGGCCCAGGAGCGGGGCAAGCTGTCCGTCACCGCCACGGACATCCGGGACTACGCCGAGGGCAAGCACCGCGTGACGGACGACACCCCGTACGGGGGCGGCGCTGGCATGGTGATGAAGGTGGAGCCCCTGGTGGCGGCCATCGAGGCGGCGCGGACCCGGCACCCCGGCGCGAAGGTGCTGCTCATGAGCCCCCGGGGGCCCACGTTCACCCAGGCCCGGGCCCGGGAACTGGTGGACCACGCGCCGGGCCTCATCCTCGTCTGTGGCCGCTACGAGGGCGTGGACGAGCGGGTCATGGGCTTCCTCGACGGGGAACTGTCCTTGGGGGACTTCATCCTCACGGGAGGCGAGGTGGCCGCCCTGGCGGTGGTGGACGCCGTCGCCCGGCTGCTCCCTGGGGTGCTGGGCAACCAGGCGTCCCATGTGAGCGAGAGCTTCGAGGAGGGGCTGCTGGAGCATCCCCACTACACCCGGCCTCCCGTGTTCCGGGGGGCGGAGGTGCCCGGGGTGCTCCAGTCGGGAGACCATGCCCGGATTGCCCGCTGGCGGCGCTGGAAGGCCTTGCACCTGACCCAGGAGCGCCGGGCGGACCTCTTTGCCCGCCTGGAGTTGGGGCTGGCCGATCGCAAGCTGTTCGGCCTACGGGAGGAAGACTTGTAA
- the rplS gene encoding 50S ribosomal protein L19: MRRSAIEHVESKFLRKDVAVFRTGDSVRVHWKVKEGEKERVQAFEGVVIRKKKGNNRSSFTVRKVSFGVGVERIFPLHSPRYERIEVLSRGNVNRNRLFYLRALKGKASRVDIQEENTGDKKAPKAAAKA; encoded by the coding sequence ATGCGTCGCAGCGCCATCGAACACGTCGAGTCCAAGTTTCTCCGCAAGGACGTGGCGGTTTTCCGGACTGGGGACTCGGTCCGGGTTCACTGGAAGGTGAAGGAGGGCGAGAAGGAGCGCGTGCAGGCCTTCGAGGGCGTCGTCATCCGGAAGAAGAAGGGCAACAACCGCTCCAGCTTCACCGTGCGCAAGGTCTCCTTTGGCGTCGGCGTGGAGCGCATCTTCCCCCTGCACAGCCCCCGCTACGAGCGCATCGAGGTCCTCTCGCGCGGCAACGTGAACCGCAACCGCCTCTTCTACCTCCGGGCCCTCAAGGGCAAGGCGTCCCGCGTGGACATCCAGGAGGAGAACACGGGCGACAAGAAGGCTCCCAAGGCGGCCGCCAAGGCCTAG
- a CDS encoding YraN family protein gives MGQGAGVDRRGYGNEAEAMAARFLEQRGYRIRARNFRCRYGELDVVAEHGETVCFVEVRMRSSAVWGDPSHTVSVAKQRRVVKAALHYLFAHELRDRMMRFDVISVVGHGEQAHVEHLPDAFDAGM, from the coding sequence ATGGGGCAGGGGGCCGGGGTGGACAGGCGGGGATATGGAAACGAAGCCGAGGCGATGGCGGCGCGCTTTCTGGAGCAGCGGGGCTATCGCATCCGTGCACGCAACTTCCGGTGCCGCTACGGGGAGCTGGACGTGGTGGCCGAGCACGGTGAGACGGTCTGCTTCGTGGAGGTGCGGATGCGCTCGTCGGCGGTCTGGGGAGACCCCTCGCACACCGTCTCCGTTGCCAAACAGCGCCGCGTGGTGAAGGCCGCGCTGCACTATCTCTTCGCGCACGAGCTGCGAGACCGGATGATGCGCTTCGATGTCATCTCGGTGGTAGGTCACGGCGAGCAGGCGCATGTGGAGCACCTGCCAGACGCTTTCGATGCGGGGATGTGA
- the rsmI gene encoding 16S rRNA (cytidine(1402)-2'-O)-methyltransferase has product MPGTLYLVATPIGNLGDITSRALEILKKVAFVACEDTRHSRILLEHFGLAPETVSLPAFAEGQRAGRLLDRMEAGEDCALITDAGSPGISDPGEKLVTEALERGIPVVPVPGPAALIAALSASGLPTGRFHFLGFLPRKGPERRTMLEEVALLSATLVLYESPRRLGETLADLLEAWGDRRACVARELTKMHEEFVRGPLSALASRYGAEEPRGEVVVLVEGRTGERRWSEEELRRALEEGLERGEKLKALSTELARRAGWSGQDVYRLGLSLKR; this is encoded by the coding sequence ATGCCTGGGACGCTCTACCTTGTTGCCACCCCCATCGGGAACCTGGGGGACATCACCTCCCGGGCCCTGGAGATCCTCAAGAAGGTGGCTTTCGTCGCGTGCGAGGACACGCGCCACTCCCGGATTCTGCTGGAGCACTTCGGCCTGGCGCCCGAGACGGTGAGCCTGCCCGCCTTCGCGGAGGGCCAGCGCGCGGGCCGCCTCCTGGACCGAATGGAGGCCGGGGAGGACTGTGCCCTCATCACCGACGCGGGCAGCCCGGGCATCAGCGATCCCGGGGAGAAGCTGGTGACGGAGGCCTTGGAGCGCGGCATCCCGGTGGTGCCCGTGCCGGGGCCCGCGGCCCTCATCGCCGCCCTGAGCGCCTCGGGACTGCCCACGGGCCGCTTCCACTTCCTGGGCTTCCTGCCGCGCAAGGGCCCCGAGCGCCGCACCATGCTGGAGGAGGTGGCTTTGTTGTCCGCCACGCTCGTGCTCTACGAGTCCCCGCGCCGGCTGGGCGAGACGCTGGCGGATCTGCTGGAGGCGTGGGGCGACCGGCGGGCGTGCGTGGCCCGGGAGCTGACCAAGATGCACGAGGAGTTCGTGCGGGGGCCCCTGTCCGCGCTGGCCTCCCGCTACGGGGCGGAGGAGCCTCGGGGCGAGGTGGTGGTGCTGGTGGAGGGCCGCACCGGCGAGCGCCGCTGGTCCGAGGAGGAACTGCGGCGGGCGCTGGAGGAGGGGCTGGAGCGCGGGGAGAAGCTCAAGGCGCTGAGCACCGAGCTGGCCCGCCGCGCGGGCTGGTCTGGCCAGGACGTCTACCGCCTGGGGCTGAGCCTCAAACGGTGA